The proteins below come from a single Malus domestica chromosome 03, GDT2T_hap1 genomic window:
- the LOC103418981 gene encoding uncharacterized protein — translation MDEVLTAADASSNGSASSQPSILPYNLPLLSAFLSCALAQFLKLFTTWYKERRWDSRRMLGSGGMPSSHSSTVTALVVAIGLQEGTGGSAFAIAVVLACVVMYDATGVRLHAGRQAELLNQIVCELPPEHPVSSVRPLRDSLGHTPLQVLAGAVLGCIVAYLMKSSS, via the exons ATGGACGAGGTACTCACTGCTGCTGATGCCTCATCAAATGGATCTGCATCATCACAGCCGTCCATTCTTCCCTACAATCTCCCCCTCCTCTCTGCCTTCCTGTCCTGCGCTCTCGCTCAGTTTCTCAAGCTCTTCACTACCTG GTACAAAGAGAGAAGATGGGATTCCAGAAGAATGCTTGGGTCAGGAGGAATGCCCTCATCGCATTCCTCAACTGTGACGGCGTTGGTAGTTGCTATTGGTTTACAGGAAGGAACCGGAGGGTCTGCATTTGCCATTGCCGTAGTTTTGGCATGTGTT GTCATGTATGATGCCACTGGTGTAAGACTTCATGCTGGTCGTCAAGCTGAA TTATTAAATCAAATAGTGTGTGAGCTACCTCCAGAACACCCTGTTTCTAGTGTTAGACCTCTGCGGGATTCACTTGGTCATACTCCATTGCAG GTTCTCGCAGGTGCAGTGTTGGGATGTATAGTAGCGTATCTTATGAAAAGTTCCAGCTAG